TCATAACGCCTAAAAGCTACGGTGACTTGAACCAATCCACTTCATGCACGGTCATGGAGTTCGATTCCTCACAGTCCATGTGACGGAAGGTTTCATCCCTCCAAGATGACCAATCTCTGTGCAAATGTTGCCCTATATGAGCAAATTCTATGTCTAAAAGGGGCAGTACTACCTTATCTGTTAGTATGACTACTGGTATTATGATACAGTTACGAAAGTTGCCTATTCTGACTTTCCAAACTACTGAAACAGAAGGTTATGCACCGAACAGCTCCGTACACAAGCATCACCTCACCTCGAGGAATTCGCCAGCATTGTCCACAATACCATGGAAGGCATTCAGCAGGAAGAGTTGTCTGAGGGCAGTTAAGGTGGGAGTTGACACAGCTAGCGAATCTAGGGACGTCTTGAAGTTACACACTACAAAGCAATGAATGAACGCCTGAAAGATTGATGAACATTGTAAGCAAATAAAACAAACAGGCAGAGGAAAGAAAATCATTACATGTTCTGATTAATTTAAGCAATTCATTATTTGTTAATCCTTTAGTCGCAGCTCAACCTGATAGAATCATCCTTGGTCGGCCTGCTAGTTTCAACGCTACGCCAGTGGGAGAGCAACCGGCAGCTAAGGGGTTATGGTTTCCAAATGTTGGCATATCTCTTGATAAGTAAGCTACAAAGTAGGCTAAGTAGCAAGAAGTATTATTTCAGAGAATTCAAGTGGGTCACTTGAAAAGTTCCATGTCTTTTGTTTGAATCTTGGTATGACTCCGAGTCTGATATACGCAGGGTTTACTGTTGTTGACGACCTTGTTCTTTGTTCCTGGACGATGACATTGCCCAACCCAAAGCATCTACGTGTCCTGAAGCAGTAATTCAAAACTCGCCACACCACCTTACCTTGGCAGCCTTCACCAGAGGAGCGGCACACTGATTCCAGACTAGGTATTGTTCCTGGCCGTTCATCAAAGCTTCTTGAAACTTGCTCACAACATCAGAGAGGACACTCAAAAGGCAAAGAGGGGAGATGCTTGAATAAGGCTCAACATATTGATGTCCTTATTGTGAGGTTAAGAACAGAATGCAAAGCAAGCATGTTGCTACTAAATGATCACAACTTCCTCAGGTATAACTTTCTGTGAATGAAACAAGAGCAAAGTACAAGATTGATTACGCAGTTTCGGTCAGTTGAGATCCTTAACAATTAATGTCTAATAAGGCGGTATTCTCTGGGACAGCAAAGAAATTCCTTGTACTGGTACTTGCAAGAGAGCTTAGACAAACACTAGCTTACATCTTTGCCCTCTGTTCATACATCCTAGTTAGAGTAGCACCACAGTAGCAGTCAAAGTCCCCCTGAATGGATGTGTCATCTCTTTGGAGGAAGTCGGTTGTACCCAGCACAGAATCCCCCTCCGGCTGCAGCATGGTCTTGAGGAGGAACCTGCAAATTAAATGACCCATTCAGAATCAGATTTTCGCCTCTCTGGCGGAGTTATTCGGGTTCAGCCCATCTTATTCAAGGATCAACCCATGTTATTCCTTATTTTCAAAACTCATTTATCCAGATCTGTTTTCTGTTCAAACAGGCTTTCTATTGCTTTGCAGACTGGTAGTATCACCCAATGATAATCTTGAGCAATGAACTATGCAGAACTTCTAGCAGACTCTTCTAATGATATCTCCGctcactttgaaaggaaagTTGCCCTCGTTCGATGTCAGAATAACATTCAAGGTTGTTGGACAACCATATCTTTAACGTTTCCTTGTTCATCTCATGACAGCACTACGGAACAGACGGCGCCATATTACTGCAAGTGTGGTAGACATGAAGTCTACCTTCCGCTGAGAGCTAATGCGTGATTCAGTCACGCGTCCTCACCGGGCAGTCTGTAGGTAAAGCACTGTGTTATCTCCTTCAATCGTCACAGCGGACGTTCCATCACATAATATCTTGGGTAAGCCACTGGCATTCAGATAACCATGTCCCCCACACGACCGACGGCACATTTCAACTCCCTGGACGGCGAGATCGGATGAGAAAGCTTTCAGCCCAGAGGAGAGGCAATGCAACTAAAGAATAACATAATGAACATTACTTGACAGTCGGGTAGCGAGACAGTATTTACCACAAGACTATTACAACTTGTAAGAAATACAGGACGCCCAGTGCATTACCAGCACCGGTAAATGTCCCAGCATGAAACCAAACATGCACCCTCTGGCCTTTCGAAGACCCCATGATTTGAGTGGCACAACTGTTGCTATGGGGGTAAATGATTGGCTGTCGAAACTTCATCTCCGTATTATTCCCAAAACCCTCATCATGTTACCATCAGCACTCTCTATTGCAGTCACTAGTGCGAAGTCTTGGGATGAACAAGACTTCTATCTGGAACAGTACAGAGCTTTGGCATGAAACCTACCTCCGGAAGAGTGGAGAAGTCTCCACTACCCATCCTTTCATTACTCTTCCTGTAGATGTCGAGCATGGAGTTCTTGGCAAACATCAACGCATAGGACAGGGCGAGCAGTGGGAAGAGCTTGTACTGCTGGGTCTGGTAGTCTAAGATGGCAGATTCTGGAGCACTGAAAAGACGTTAGAAATAAATACATACCGGGCCATGTTTCAGATTCTCATAGTCCATGGTTATTTACATGATTTCTGCATAGCTCAGAAGGCTTCAGTGTGGTGTAAGGCCAACTGCCTGAAAATATTATCCTGAGACAAGAGCCATCAAACCGCCACAGGGGACACTTTAGGAAGAATCTACAGTACAGGATTAGCTGTCTGTCTGGTAAAGCGACATTTACCGATGCAACATGGAACCCATGACCGTCATACACGgcctgaggaggtgttccagaTGAGCCACTGTAAGGAACACTAGTTGGCTTGAAGGAACTTGCCTACACAACCAGCTTGAGTATGAGGTCAAATGACAGTTCAAAGAACAGTGAACTGCTACACAGACTGCAAGTAGCTGTTAAACGAACGCAAAGAAGAGGAAGAACTTCTATCGCTTCATACATTTCAGCCAATTGAAAACAGTATGTTTAGGAGAATGACCAGATATGCGATACACGATTGAATATTGTGACCAAATTATCTTCCAATAAGCCAGCTATGTCCTGCGTTAGCCTTGTTGAAGATGCAGGTGCTTGAGCCAACCCTGCAGTATACAGATAAAGACGATGCGTGTGATACGATTCTCACCCTGGTTTCAACTGAGACTGGTGTCTAACGGCGCTGTATCGTAAAGCTATCGTCACACTCTGCGAGAGAATATGAAAAGCCCAGTTGGTAATCTTGGTTCTGACTAGCACCATGGTCCCGTATGTGGCCTTGTCGCGGCCAAGTCTCTTGAACACACCATCCGCGGACACCTCGGCATACTTCATTAGCATATTTGTCCTTGGGATGCGAACACGGTTCAAAATTAAGTAACCATTTTCAGCGCCACGTCCGCCAAATTTTGGTCCAATCGTTCCAACCGTTACTCctgaaacatgagaaaacaacACATGTAACGAAGTCAAAGACGTTTTGCGGCTCATTGTCAAGCCAGAATGATTATTGAGACGGATGTCTAGGAGACGCTGCTTGAGTATATGTGCCCTCGATAAACCATAAGGTCTCGAAATATATCATGCGTAGTATCATGGTAGTACAATGGAACCCCGGTAGGCGACcacccgctatgacgaccaagaatcgccggtcccgaagtgtttcctctctaattacccattacaagccccccccccccccggtaacacgaccaacccggtacccagaccacgaccactggattgggcggtcccaatgaccaaattcacccctcttacccgaccaaagggcctaattgccgcgaaaaaatgtctaagttcaaaaatgtttttcactgttttttttgttttctgaccaattttggcgggaaaacttaatcatgcattttgtccatGGATTTTCAAGTTCACTGACGCGACCAGTGGTCGTgtggtcgtgttactggggttccactgtatgtagaATCACGCTATTAGTCCTTATTTTCAGCTTCGATTACCTGGCATTGGTTGATGATGTTGGAGACTTCTGATCTGCACCAGGAATGCATGCAGTCCACACCTCTTGCCACGAGAACAAAGCTGAGCGAGAACCAGGGCGTGCGTTGTTGATTTCCCCACTGAAACATAGTAAGACAGAAATCAGGTCTGAGCGGTTGTCAGCAGAGTGTTTTCCTGGCTTCGGCGAGACTAACCTGACCGGGTCACTCATGCATCACACGCCCTGGCGAAACGAAAAATACAGCTGGGGCATATTGCTTAAAGCTACCACCGCATCTAGCCCCAGTGGTTACGAAACATGCCCCACTaacggatgacgacgacggatgccacggtatcgtatataAGTCACGTATTTTCTAGAGGGCTGAAGTCAGTGGCCTCGGCCAGCTAGCTTGATCTTTGaacaggttgatacagactgTCGCCACTCTAGTGTTATGTGAACTTCTCTCGAGTATGACAGATTCTATAGATAAGGGGGTGTTAAAATAAGACCGACAAACGTGTGTCTTAATACTTACAGCCGCCAGGCCACCATTTCATCGATGTCAACCTTGGAGTATTCATGACAAATTCCTGGCTGTTTTGATCGTAAAGCGCCTCTGTTTCCAGCTTGGACAGGTTGGTCCCTGTGATAGAGGATTGTGATTCAATACACTTAGGGGGATAATAAGTGGCATACCAGTGGTGGTTAAGAGCGCCAGGCTCAAGATCGAGAGACCAAAAAAGCAGTT
Above is a window of Lineus longissimus chromosome 3, tnLinLong1.2, whole genome shotgun sequence DNA encoding:
- the LOC135485133 gene encoding peroxisomal acyl-coenzyme A oxidase 1-like; protein product: METKSTMSLSDTQVNPDLVKERRNSSLNETGRREITYLRDGAPKSTAKRRAIESIVFREPCMDMNKTYYQGDVEYHDGAVERAVTILRLMNIHKWSTEEMDVAMDLIRGDMALFVHMTMFVPALERLATDELRKKWLPLAKTCRIFGTYAQTELGHGTNLSKLETEALYDQNSQEFVMNTPRLTSMKWWPGGLGKSTTHALVLAQLCSRGKRCGLHAFLVQIRSLQHHQPMPGVTVGTIGPKFGGRGAENGYLILNRVRIPRTNMLMKYAEVSADGVFKRLGRDKATYGTMVLVRTKITNWAFHILSQSVTIALRYSAVRHQSQLKPGAPESAILDYQTQQYKLFPLLALSYALMFAKNSMLDIYRKSNERMGSGDFSTLPELHCLSSGLKAFSSDLAVQGVEMCRRSCGGHGYLNASGLPKILCDGTSAVTIEGDNTVLYLQTARFLLKTMLQPEGDSVLGTTDFLQRDDTSIQGDFDCYCGATLTRMYEQRAKIVLSDVVSKFQEALMNGQEQYLVWNQCAAPLVKAAKAFIHCFVVCNFKTSLDSLAVSTPTLTALRQLFLLNAFHGIVDNAGEFLETGALTFGQLKLIKEEELKLLTAIRPNAIALVDAFDYSDEVLCSALGSYDGNVYQRLFEATKLDPLNEHQVAPTYEKYLKPLLKSQSKL